A single window of Colletes latitarsis isolate SP2378_abdomen chromosome 11, iyColLati1, whole genome shotgun sequence DNA harbors:
- the Patronin gene encoding calmodulin-regulated spectrin-associated protein patronin isoform X7, whose amino-acid sequence MWSAISRLFVKGKTEEPAPWTEDRTCDSVSDTVVHVFDAMDRNVGDDRRKGPVGEQQHAAAESEHYSDAYDSRQAKQRASVRWLLSKAYNNRVPENLREPYYVDHEDQEHLKPQIVHALSNAELYCLALANIYSDPNYHNQNHCGILQALARKGVYLAEPNNTQLTETILIQNSPLKMSAHMAVIEGLMVLYAKEVVTGDRVVSAIRRFDPQADVDVPTDHEKGLLLWISHASQALIAKIQIEEGAGDKTRLPELPAAKDFQSLCDGVGLAAVVAFYCPSELNWMDIRVSKKPSVADALHNLSLVHTFCNRCLPYSIFHTQPEDVTYMRGSMKQNLVVFLADMYNVLEIHPAKCVRYPGEERAMQFLDVAKASPSPSVKKSQSLQQTAENYSHDDRRTGSEESFVVHRGKGIPTLSSVADEKSLARADAAGRPSNWEEQRRSSYAGRRSRRNSVSDDSQLTIENFGGSQDNLHNFGRNPDKEVGGHIGKQSATEPTLPARSSVQDVYGSGVQHILSDNGYGNDEPPRLRRQASNSSLDNVALKQILHSSENDNSEGDSSKLASFANLNRQSSDKGINLNYTESDDTNTKSNISNKKHGQTNGNGNGEKKTTFATLPNTTTWQQQSNQQSQQAEQHSADENGGNTFMASQLNNIRLKLEEKRRHIENEKRRMEVVMSKQRQKVGKAAFLQAVTKGKVKSPSSSTSGGDSPAEIGPPTPVTSGSSGETPSSVSETTPVPQQTFQEKPQRPFSLKEISEDVRDVEHKWLEHDGNAPFIETRRTPDIENMDLDQYHQSISQMNSSLSEIQADIQRLANQQNQIQQQHLMTHHQQQMQHQLQQLQSLSQQHMQSYGMTPISTLTPKLQDSQQSQFYLHDQPQLQRRMWGQPPPTQSLANEMAAVGYQQQIDTRYSSPSPVYHQDLRLYQDTRNWGSHPPQQKGFVLHDTSQEPRYLNGGDHSLCNNQMSHPGSTYPTSSSIFNQTPPSSASPQHRNAVHRISQLMSESPEPKRPTVHHIPIKCESPTEKRQVTALHAPVPAPPVDDMKPQNISFIGNDDELSQGIRGLHITSGNRTYRIPSPTRPSISRNSFQPHPSLREATPSPSGTPEVTPLDPTDAGEKGFYICFDNDAPKKPKPTLRVKRTSPKKERTVSSYIDNEDFMVRSESPSTITDRKLLEARRDSDREKQRQLDEREYHRQEMRDKELQREGEREKQRERRDASAESRQSGVGLIIGNQLANPDPNSLDEMERKKERIMLLSLQRRQQQEEMKERKEAEAQARREQEKMKAEERARKKEEERQRRASILEQHKVKKAIEEAEREGKVIDKELLNAMKPTKLRNKTATTRPRPKTIHVDAGAELDSGALTPSRGKKGSSSNLSTASLTSPTMRRDYYRGSQDSLTAAHFDDRRSGPLYRGGSLRVSSVDSPDDGRGSSPCRSMNQLGRRGSYKTSRDVQEPQQQVRGRPKYPSYQNFKGRKSNSLMNLCGSSSDQDGMMCRYTDTDSGLGRATPPRRAPSPGMGSMRHLPSPSGPGSLPPGLMTKRRVFDDGSSDISSTPSSMMDYNGPRLYKQPTTKSNRGIMLNAVEYCVFPGTVNKEAKRRVLDEIARSESKHFLILFRDAGCQFRALYSYCPDREEVSKLYGTGPKQVIDKMFDKFFKYNSGGKCFSQVHTKHLTVTIDAFTIHNSLWQGKKVNLPNKKDMPLVI is encoded by the exons GCCAAACAACGTGCCTCCGTAAGATGGCTCCTGTCAAAGGCGTACAACAACCGAGTGCCAGAAAATCTTCGCGAGCCCTATTATGTCGATCATGAG GATCAAGAGCACCTGAAGCCGCAGATCGTCCACGCACTTTCCAATGCAGAACTATACTGTTTGGCATTGGCTAATATTTATTCGGATCCAAATTATCACAATCAGAATCACTGCGGTATTCTGCAGGCTCTCGCTAGAAAGGGTGTTTATCTTGCGGAGCCAAACAATACTCAACTCACCGAAACGATCCTCATTCAAAATTCACCTCTCAAGATG TCTGCGCATATGGCTGTGATAGAGGGCCTGATGGTCCTGTACGCGAAAGAAGTGGTGACCGGCGACCGCGTGGTCTCGGCCATTCGACGATTCGACCCCCAGGCCGACGTCGACGTCCCGACGGACCACGAGAAGGGTCTTCTCCTTTGGATAAGCCACGCGTCGCAAGCGTTGATCGCAAAAATTCAAATCGAGGAGGGGGCCGGGGATAAAACGCGACTGCCAGAGCTGCCCGCTGCCAAGGACTTCCAATCACTATGCGATGGCGTCGGTCTAGCCGCGGTCGTGGCATTTTATTGCCCCAGCGAACTGAACTGGATGGACATCCGCGTGTCGAAGAAACCGTCGGTCGCGGACGCCCTGCACAATCTCTCGTTGGTTCACACCTTTTGTAACAGATGTTTACCGTATTCCATTTTTCACACGCAACCCGAGGACGTGACGTACATGAGGGG GTCTATGAAGCAAAATTTAGTCGTTTTCCTGGCGGACATGTACAACGTGTTGGAAATTCATCCTGCAAAGTGCGTACGTTATCCCGGCGAGGAGAGGGCGATGCAATTCTTAGATG TTGCGAAAGCCTCGCCGTCACCATCTGTGAAGAAGTCGCAATCCTTGCAACAGACTGCCGAAAATTATTCTCACGACGACAG ACGTACTGGTAGCGAGGAGAGTTTCGTAGTCCATCGCGGTAAAGGCATTCCTACGTTAAGCTCGGTGGCTGACGAGAAATCGTTAGCCAGAGCAGACGCCGCTGGTCGGCCGAGTAACTGGGAAGAACAGAGGAGAAGTTCTTACGCTGGCCGACGATCTAGGCGCAACAGCGTCTCGGACGATTCTCAGTTGACCATAGAAAACTTTGGGGGATCTCAG GATAATTTGCACAACTTCGGTAGAAATCCGGACAAGGAAGTTGGGGGTCACATAGGCAAACAGAGTGCCACCGAGCCTACTTTGCCCGCTAGATCCAGCGTTCAGGATGTTTATGGGAGCGGCGTGCAACATATACTGTCCGACAACGGTTACGGGAACGACGAGCCCCCAAGACTGAGAAGGCAAGCCTCGAACTCTAGCTTGGACAACGTGGCGCTCAAGCAAATTTTACATTCCAGTGAGAACGATAATTCGGAGGGCGATTCCTCTAAGCTAGCGAGCTTCGCGAATTTGAACAGGCAAAGCTCGGACAAGGGTATAAATCTGAACTATACGGAGTCCGACGATACCAATACCAAGTCGAATATTTCCAACAAGAAACATGGACAGACTAACGGGAACGGAAACGGGGAAAAGAAAACGACGTTCGCTACTTTACCGAACACCACCACGTGGCAGCAACAGAGCAACCAGCAATCCCAGCAAGCCGAGCAACACTCCGCCG ATGAAAACGGTGGTAACACGTTTATGGCCTCACAACTGAATAATATTAGATTGAAGCTGGAAGAGAAACGTCGTCACATAGAGAACGAGAAGAGGAGAATGGAGGTTGTTATGTCGAAACAGCGTCAGAAAGTGGGCAAAGCTGCATTCTTGCAAGCTGTTACAAAG GGTAAGGTTAAATCTCCCTCTTCGTCAACGTCTGGGGGGGACAGTCCTGCCGAAATTGGTCCCCCCACTCCTGTAACCTCCGGATCTTCGGGGGAGACCCCGTCAAGCGTTTCCGAGACGACCCCCGTACCCCAACAAACCTTTCAAGAAAAACCACAGAGACCCTTCTCGCTCAAG GAAATTAGTGAGGATGTTCGGGACGTTGAGCATAAATGGTTGGAGCACGATGGTAATGCACCGTTTATTGAAACGAGACGTACTCCAGACATTGAGAATATGGATCTTGACCAATACCATCAGTCTATATCACA GATGAATAGCAGTCTTAGCGAAATACAAGCCGATATACAACGTTTAGCAAATCAACAAAATCAGATACAACAGCAACATTTAATGACCCACCATCAGCAACAAATGCAACATCAATTGCAACAGTTACAGAGTCTCAGTCAACAACACATGCAA AGTTACGGAATGACGCCTATAAGTACATTAACTCCAAAGTTGCAAGATTCCCAACAGTCTCAGTTTTATTTACACGACCAACCGCAACTGCAAAGACGAATGTGGGGTCAGCCGCCACCCACGCAAAGTTTGGCAAACGAAATGGCCGCGGTTGGGTACCAGCAACAAATTGATACGAGATATAGTTCTCCGTCGCCAG TTTATCATCAAGATTTGCGCTTGTATCAAGACACACGGAATTGGGGATCGCACCCACCTCAACAGAAAGGGTTCGTTTTGCACGATACTTCCCAAGAACCGAGGTACCTTAATGGCGGGGATCATAGTCTTTGTAATAATCAAATGAGTCATCCTGGTTCCACATATCCCACATCTTCGTCTATCTTTAATCAAACTCCACCGTCTTCTGCTAGTCCACAACATCGTAATGCT gTTCATCGAATAAGTCAGTTAATGAGCGAGAGCCCCGAACCAAAAAGGCCGACTGTACACCACATACCGATTAAATGCGAAAGTCCAACCGAAAAGAGGCAAGTTACTGCGTTGCACGCGCCCGTTCCAGCTCCACCCGTCGACGATATGAAACCTCAAAATATATCGTTTATTG GAAACGACGATGAGCTTTCGCAAGGCATAAGAGGTTTACACATCACGTCTGGCAACCGTACATATAGAATTCCATCGCCGACTAGACCTTCGATATCACGTAATTCGTTTCAACCCCATCCATCGTTACGAGAAGCCACGCCATCCCCGTCTGGTACACCGGAAGTTACGCCCCTCGATCCAACGGATGCTGGGGAAAAAGGATTTTACATTTGTTTCGACAACGACGCGCCGAAGAAGCCGAAACCCACTCTCAGAGTGAAAAGAACATCTCCCAAGAAG GAACGAACAGTATCCTCCTACATCGATAACGAAGATTTCATGGTGCGTTCCGAATCCCCGTCCACCATCACTGACAGGAAGCTCCTGGAGGCTAGGCGGGATTCGGATCGAGAGAAGCAGCGCCAGCTAGACGAAAGGGAATATCATCGACAAGAAATGAGAGATAAGGAGTTGCAAAGAGAGGGGGAAAGAGAGAAGCAAAGAGAGCGACGCGATGCTAGCGCGGAGAGTCGACAATCCGGAGTCGGACTAATAATTGGAAATCAGCTCGCGAATCCTGATCCA AATTCCTTGGACGAGATGGAGCGAAAGAAAGAGCGCATAATGCTGCTGTCGTTGCAAAGAAGGCAACAGCAAGAGGAAATGAAAGAGAGGAAAGAAGCAGAGGCACAAGCGCGCAGGGAACAAGAGAAAATGAAAGCGGAGGAAAGAGCTCGTAAAAAGGAAGAGGAAAGACAACGAAGAGCATCTATTTTAGAGCAACATAAAGTTAAGAAGGCGATAGAAGAGGCAGAGAGAGAA GGCAAGGTTATCGATAAGGAGCTTCTAAATGCAATGAAGCCAACAAAACTGCGTAATAAGACTGCAACGACCCGACCACGACCCAAGACGATTCACGTGGACGCTGGCGCCGAGTTGGACTCCGGGGCACTGACGCCCAGTCGCGGGAAAAAGGGCTCCTCTTCTAACCTAAGCACAG CGTCGCTGACCTCCCCGACGATGAGGCGAGACTACTACCGAGGCTCGCAGGACAGTCTTACTGCTGCCCATTTTGATGACCGACGTTCCGGCCCTCTTTATCGGGGCGGCAGTCTCAGGG TATCTTCCGTAGATTCGCCCGACGACGGTAGAGGATCCTCGCCTTGTCGAAGCATGAATCAACTCGGTCGACGCGGTTCCTACAAGACATCCAGAG ATGTGCAGGAGCCTCAGCAACAGGTTAGAGGCAGGCCTAAATACCCGAGTTACCAAAACTTTAAGGGGAGAAAGTCTAATTCCTTGATGAATTTGTGTG GTTCGAGTAGTGATCAAGACGGTATGATGTGTCGATACACAGATACGGACAGCGGTCTGGGCAGAGCAACGCCTCCGAGGAGAGCTCCGAGTCCAGGAATGGGCAGCATGAGGCATCTTCCATCCCCGTCGGGCCCTGGGTCCTTACCTCCCGGTTTGATGACGAAGAGAAGAGTGTTCGACGACGGCAGCAGCGACATCAGCAGCACGCCCAGTTCGATGATGGACTATAACG GTCCAAGATTGTATAAGCAGCCAACGACAAAATCGAATCGTGGTATCATGTTAAATGCTGTGGAATATTGTGTGTTTCCGGGCACGGTAAACAAAGAGGCGAAAAGGAGAGTTTTAGATGAAATCGCGAGATCGGAAAGCAAGCACTTCCTTATTTTATTTCGAGATGCTGGCTGCCAATTCCGAGCTCTCTACTCATACTGCCCCGACAGAGAAGAAGTATCGAAATTATACGGCACCGGGCCGAAACAAGTCATCGATAAAATgttcgacaaatttttcaa ATACAATTCGGGAGGAAAATGCTTTTCACAAGTTCATACAAAGCATCTGACTGTAACCATAGATGCCTTTACAATACATAATAGTCTTTGGCAAGGGAAAAAAGTGAATTTGCCGAACAAGAAAGACATGCCTCTCGTCATATAG
- the Patronin gene encoding calmodulin-regulated spectrin-associated protein patronin isoform X1 — MWSAISRLFVKGKTEEPAPWTEDRTCDSVSDTVVHVFDAMDRNVGDDRRKGPVGEQQHAAAESEHYSDAYDSRQAKQRASVRWLLSKAYNNRVPENLREPYYVDHEDQEHLKPQIVHALSNAELYCLALANIYSDPNYHNQNHCGILQALARKGVYLAEPNNTQLTETILIQNSPLKMSAHMAVIEGLMVLYAKEVVTGDRVVSAIRRFDPQADVDVPTDHEKGLLLWISHASQALIAKIQIEEGAGDKTRLPELPAAKDFQSLCDGVGLAAVVAFYCPSELNWMDIRVSKKPSVADALHNLSLVHTFCNRCLPYSIFHTQPEDVTYMRGSMKQNLVVFLADMYNVLEIHPAKCVRYPGEERAMQFLDACPRNSHGVAHKRSLPQSIAPIPDLRSNLSVSAPGFTVAKASPSPSVKKSQSLQQTAENYSHDDRIGRRLLRHFSAIPLEKSVSSTVCRRTGSEESFVVHRGKGIPTLSSVADEKSLARADAAGRPSNWEEQRRSSYAGRRSRRNSVSDDSQLTIENFGGSQDNLHNFGRNPDKEVGGHIGKQSATEPTLPARSSVQDVYGSGVQHILSDNGYGNDEPPRLRRQASNSSLDNVALKQILHSSENDNSEGDSSKLASFANLNRQSSDKGINLNYTESDDTNTKSNISNKKHGQTNGNGNGEKKTTFATLPNTTTWQQQSNQQSQQAEQHSADENGGNTFMASQLNNIRLKLEEKRRHIENEKRRMEVVMSKQRQKVGKAAFLQAVTKGKVKSPSSSTSGGDSPAEIGPPTPVTSGSSGETPSSVSETTPVPQQTFQEKPQRPFSLKEISEDVRDVEHKWLEHDGNAPFIETRRTPDIENMDLDQYHQSISQMNSSLSEIQADIQRLANQQNQIQQQHLMTHHQQQMQHQLQQLQSLSQQHMQSYGMTPISTLTPKLQDSQQSQFYLHDQPQLQRRMWGQPPPTQSLANEMAAVGYQQQIDTRYSSPSPVYHQDLRLYQDTRNWGSHPPQQKGFVLHDTSQEPRYLNGGDHSLCNNQMSHPGSTYPTSSSIFNQTPPSSASPQHRNAVHRISQLMSESPEPKRPTVHHIPIKCESPTEKRQVTALHAPVPAPPVDDMKPQNISFIGNDDELSQGIRGLHITSGNRTYRIPSPTRPSISRNSFQPHPSLREATPSPSGTPEVTPLDPTDAGEKGFYICFDNDAPKKPKPTLRVKRTSPKKERTVSSYIDNEDFMVRSESPSTITDRKLLEARRDSDREKQRQLDEREYHRQEMRDKELQREGEREKQRERRDASAESRQSGVGLIIGNQLANPDPNSLDEMERKKERIMLLSLQRRQQQEEMKERKEAEAQARREQEKMKAEERARKKEEERQRRASILEQHKVKKAIEEAEREGKVIDKELLNAMKPTKLRNKTATTRPRPKTIHVDAGAELDSGALTPSRGKKGSSSNLSTASLTSPTMRRDYYRGSQDSLTAAHFDDRRSGPLYRGGSLRVSSVDSPDDGRGSSPCRSMNQLGRRGSYKTSRDVQEPQQQVRGRPKYPSYQNFKGRKSNSLMNLCGSSSDQDGMMCRYTDTDSGLGRATPPRRAPSPGMGSMRHLPSPSGPGSLPPGLMTKRRVFDDGSSDISSTPSSMMDYNGPRLYKQPTTKSNRGIMLNAVEYCVFPGTVNKEAKRRVLDEIARSESKHFLILFRDAGCQFRALYSYCPDREEVSKLYGTGPKQVIDKMFDKFFKYNSGGKCFSQVHTKHLTVTIDAFTIHNSLWQGKKVNLPNKKDMPLVI, encoded by the exons GCCAAACAACGTGCCTCCGTAAGATGGCTCCTGTCAAAGGCGTACAACAACCGAGTGCCAGAAAATCTTCGCGAGCCCTATTATGTCGATCATGAG GATCAAGAGCACCTGAAGCCGCAGATCGTCCACGCACTTTCCAATGCAGAACTATACTGTTTGGCATTGGCTAATATTTATTCGGATCCAAATTATCACAATCAGAATCACTGCGGTATTCTGCAGGCTCTCGCTAGAAAGGGTGTTTATCTTGCGGAGCCAAACAATACTCAACTCACCGAAACGATCCTCATTCAAAATTCACCTCTCAAGATG TCTGCGCATATGGCTGTGATAGAGGGCCTGATGGTCCTGTACGCGAAAGAAGTGGTGACCGGCGACCGCGTGGTCTCGGCCATTCGACGATTCGACCCCCAGGCCGACGTCGACGTCCCGACGGACCACGAGAAGGGTCTTCTCCTTTGGATAAGCCACGCGTCGCAAGCGTTGATCGCAAAAATTCAAATCGAGGAGGGGGCCGGGGATAAAACGCGACTGCCAGAGCTGCCCGCTGCCAAGGACTTCCAATCACTATGCGATGGCGTCGGTCTAGCCGCGGTCGTGGCATTTTATTGCCCCAGCGAACTGAACTGGATGGACATCCGCGTGTCGAAGAAACCGTCGGTCGCGGACGCCCTGCACAATCTCTCGTTGGTTCACACCTTTTGTAACAGATGTTTACCGTATTCCATTTTTCACACGCAACCCGAGGACGTGACGTACATGAGGGG GTCTATGAAGCAAAATTTAGTCGTTTTCCTGGCGGACATGTACAACGTGTTGGAAATTCATCCTGCAAAGTGCGTACGTTATCCCGGCGAGGAGAGGGCGATGCAATTCTTAGATG CCTGCCCGCGCAATAGTCATGGCGTAGCTCATAAAAGAAGTCTGCCACAGTCTATAGCTCCGATACCTGATCTGAGAAGCAACCTCTCCGTATCCGCGCCAGGCTTCACAG TTGCGAAAGCCTCGCCGTCACCATCTGTGAAGAAGTCGCAATCCTTGCAACAGACTGCCGAAAATTATTCTCACGACGACAG AATCGGTAGGCGATTGCTGAGGCATTTCTCCGCGATTCCTCTAGAGAAGTCCGTTTCGTCGACTGTTTGCAGACGTACTGGTAGCGAGGAGAGTTTCGTAGTCCATCGCGGTAAAGGCATTCCTACGTTAAGCTCGGTGGCTGACGAGAAATCGTTAGCCAGAGCAGACGCCGCTGGTCGGCCGAGTAACTGGGAAGAACAGAGGAGAAGTTCTTACGCTGGCCGACGATCTAGGCGCAACAGCGTCTCGGACGATTCTCAGTTGACCATAGAAAACTTTGGGGGATCTCAG GATAATTTGCACAACTTCGGTAGAAATCCGGACAAGGAAGTTGGGGGTCACATAGGCAAACAGAGTGCCACCGAGCCTACTTTGCCCGCTAGATCCAGCGTTCAGGATGTTTATGGGAGCGGCGTGCAACATATACTGTCCGACAACGGTTACGGGAACGACGAGCCCCCAAGACTGAGAAGGCAAGCCTCGAACTCTAGCTTGGACAACGTGGCGCTCAAGCAAATTTTACATTCCAGTGAGAACGATAATTCGGAGGGCGATTCCTCTAAGCTAGCGAGCTTCGCGAATTTGAACAGGCAAAGCTCGGACAAGGGTATAAATCTGAACTATACGGAGTCCGACGATACCAATACCAAGTCGAATATTTCCAACAAGAAACATGGACAGACTAACGGGAACGGAAACGGGGAAAAGAAAACGACGTTCGCTACTTTACCGAACACCACCACGTGGCAGCAACAGAGCAACCAGCAATCCCAGCAAGCCGAGCAACACTCCGCCG ATGAAAACGGTGGTAACACGTTTATGGCCTCACAACTGAATAATATTAGATTGAAGCTGGAAGAGAAACGTCGTCACATAGAGAACGAGAAGAGGAGAATGGAGGTTGTTATGTCGAAACAGCGTCAGAAAGTGGGCAAAGCTGCATTCTTGCAAGCTGTTACAAAG GGTAAGGTTAAATCTCCCTCTTCGTCAACGTCTGGGGGGGACAGTCCTGCCGAAATTGGTCCCCCCACTCCTGTAACCTCCGGATCTTCGGGGGAGACCCCGTCAAGCGTTTCCGAGACGACCCCCGTACCCCAACAAACCTTTCAAGAAAAACCACAGAGACCCTTCTCGCTCAAG GAAATTAGTGAGGATGTTCGGGACGTTGAGCATAAATGGTTGGAGCACGATGGTAATGCACCGTTTATTGAAACGAGACGTACTCCAGACATTGAGAATATGGATCTTGACCAATACCATCAGTCTATATCACA GATGAATAGCAGTCTTAGCGAAATACAAGCCGATATACAACGTTTAGCAAATCAACAAAATCAGATACAACAGCAACATTTAATGACCCACCATCAGCAACAAATGCAACATCAATTGCAACAGTTACAGAGTCTCAGTCAACAACACATGCAA AGTTACGGAATGACGCCTATAAGTACATTAACTCCAAAGTTGCAAGATTCCCAACAGTCTCAGTTTTATTTACACGACCAACCGCAACTGCAAAGACGAATGTGGGGTCAGCCGCCACCCACGCAAAGTTTGGCAAACGAAATGGCCGCGGTTGGGTACCAGCAACAAATTGATACGAGATATAGTTCTCCGTCGCCAG TTTATCATCAAGATTTGCGCTTGTATCAAGACACACGGAATTGGGGATCGCACCCACCTCAACAGAAAGGGTTCGTTTTGCACGATACTTCCCAAGAACCGAGGTACCTTAATGGCGGGGATCATAGTCTTTGTAATAATCAAATGAGTCATCCTGGTTCCACATATCCCACATCTTCGTCTATCTTTAATCAAACTCCACCGTCTTCTGCTAGTCCACAACATCGTAATGCT gTTCATCGAATAAGTCAGTTAATGAGCGAGAGCCCCGAACCAAAAAGGCCGACTGTACACCACATACCGATTAAATGCGAAAGTCCAACCGAAAAGAGGCAAGTTACTGCGTTGCACGCGCCCGTTCCAGCTCCACCCGTCGACGATATGAAACCTCAAAATATATCGTTTATTG GAAACGACGATGAGCTTTCGCAAGGCATAAGAGGTTTACACATCACGTCTGGCAACCGTACATATAGAATTCCATCGCCGACTAGACCTTCGATATCACGTAATTCGTTTCAACCCCATCCATCGTTACGAGAAGCCACGCCATCCCCGTCTGGTACACCGGAAGTTACGCCCCTCGATCCAACGGATGCTGGGGAAAAAGGATTTTACATTTGTTTCGACAACGACGCGCCGAAGAAGCCGAAACCCACTCTCAGAGTGAAAAGAACATCTCCCAAGAAG GAACGAACAGTATCCTCCTACATCGATAACGAAGATTTCATGGTGCGTTCCGAATCCCCGTCCACCATCACTGACAGGAAGCTCCTGGAGGCTAGGCGGGATTCGGATCGAGAGAAGCAGCGCCAGCTAGACGAAAGGGAATATCATCGACAAGAAATGAGAGATAAGGAGTTGCAAAGAGAGGGGGAAAGAGAGAAGCAAAGAGAGCGACGCGATGCTAGCGCGGAGAGTCGACAATCCGGAGTCGGACTAATAATTGGAAATCAGCTCGCGAATCCTGATCCA AATTCCTTGGACGAGATGGAGCGAAAGAAAGAGCGCATAATGCTGCTGTCGTTGCAAAGAAGGCAACAGCAAGAGGAAATGAAAGAGAGGAAAGAAGCAGAGGCACAAGCGCGCAGGGAACAAGAGAAAATGAAAGCGGAGGAAAGAGCTCGTAAAAAGGAAGAGGAAAGACAACGAAGAGCATCTATTTTAGAGCAACATAAAGTTAAGAAGGCGATAGAAGAGGCAGAGAGAGAA GGCAAGGTTATCGATAAGGAGCTTCTAAATGCAATGAAGCCAACAAAACTGCGTAATAAGACTGCAACGACCCGACCACGACCCAAGACGATTCACGTGGACGCTGGCGCCGAGTTGGACTCCGGGGCACTGACGCCCAGTCGCGGGAAAAAGGGCTCCTCTTCTAACCTAAGCACAG CGTCGCTGACCTCCCCGACGATGAGGCGAGACTACTACCGAGGCTCGCAGGACAGTCTTACTGCTGCCCATTTTGATGACCGACGTTCCGGCCCTCTTTATCGGGGCGGCAGTCTCAGGG TATCTTCCGTAGATTCGCCCGACGACGGTAGAGGATCCTCGCCTTGTCGAAGCATGAATCAACTCGGTCGACGCGGTTCCTACAAGACATCCAGAG ATGTGCAGGAGCCTCAGCAACAGGTTAGAGGCAGGCCTAAATACCCGAGTTACCAAAACTTTAAGGGGAGAAAGTCTAATTCCTTGATGAATTTGTGTG GTTCGAGTAGTGATCAAGACGGTATGATGTGTCGATACACAGATACGGACAGCGGTCTGGGCAGAGCAACGCCTCCGAGGAGAGCTCCGAGTCCAGGAATGGGCAGCATGAGGCATCTTCCATCCCCGTCGGGCCCTGGGTCCTTACCTCCCGGTTTGATGACGAAGAGAAGAGTGTTCGACGACGGCAGCAGCGACATCAGCAGCACGCCCAGTTCGATGATGGACTATAACG GTCCAAGATTGTATAAGCAGCCAACGACAAAATCGAATCGTGGTATCATGTTAAATGCTGTGGAATATTGTGTGTTTCCGGGCACGGTAAACAAAGAGGCGAAAAGGAGAGTTTTAGATGAAATCGCGAGATCGGAAAGCAAGCACTTCCTTATTTTATTTCGAGATGCTGGCTGCCAATTCCGAGCTCTCTACTCATACTGCCCCGACAGAGAAGAAGTATCGAAATTATACGGCACCGGGCCGAAACAAGTCATCGATAAAATgttcgacaaatttttcaa ATACAATTCGGGAGGAAAATGCTTTTCACAAGTTCATACAAAGCATCTGACTGTAACCATAGATGCCTTTACAATACATAATAGTCTTTGGCAAGGGAAAAAAGTGAATTTGCCGAACAAGAAAGACATGCCTCTCGTCATATAG